In the genome of Candidatus Nitrosotenuis sp. DW1, one region contains:
- a CDS encoding GRAM domain-containing protein yields MMQLYDDEKIIKTFEVKKSIHGKGILHITNYGVCFESQKYGIVIKVNFEQLKSYNAIKKNIFQIVWNEYNNNRFIYEVVVNSAKEIMTAYMDVNKEYADAMTEIQALKLKHIITD; encoded by the coding sequence ATGATGCAATTATACGACGATGAAAAAATCATCAAAACATTCGAAGTAAAAAAAAGTATTCATGGAAAAGGCATACTTCACATTACCAACTACGGAGTATGTTTTGAGTCACAAAAATACGGAATAGTCATTAAAGTAAATTTTGAACAACTAAAGTCATACAATGCTATAAAGAAAAACATTTTTCAGATAGTTTGGAACGAATACAACAATAATCGATTTATCTACGAAGTAGTAGTCAACTCTGCGAAAGAAATAATGACAGCATATATGGATGTAAACAAGGAATACGCTGACGCCATGACAGAGATTCAAGCACTAAAGTTAAAGCATATTATTACTGATTAA
- a CDS encoding archaellin/type IV pilin N-terminal domain-containing protein: MMIRKNRAISPAITTLILLGIAIASGASVFTVVSSTSNISAVKNLILIENANLVKTTMGEEYLSMTLKNAGSKAIVSTTVNLQVDINPNVFGVQVFSTFPSPTSLNPGQTASVYARVNYLNGSAMTIHNVGDTLAIEVIGISSDGSTTRQPTSITVNLS, from the coding sequence ATGATGATCAGAAAAAATCGAGCAATTTCTCCTGCAATTACCACTTTGATTCTATTAGGAATTGCAATTGCATCTGGTGCCAGTGTATTTACAGTTGTGAGCTCAACTTCTAACATATCTGCTGTTAAAAATTTAATTCTGATTGAAAATGCAAATCTGGTAAAGACAACTATGGGTGAAGAATATCTTTCCATGACTCTGAAAAATGCTGGAAGTAAAGCAATAGTTAGTACAACCGTCAATTTACAGGTAGATATCAATCCGAACGTTTTCGGCGTTCAGGTTTTTTCTACATTTCCTTCACCAACATCTCTAAATCCTGGGCAAACTGCCTCTGTTTATGCTCGTGTAAACTACTTGAATGGCAGTGCTATGACTATTCACAATGTAGGTGATACACTAGCGATTGAAGTGATTGGAATTTCTTCTGATGGTTCAACTACAAGACAACCAACATCGATTACTGTAAATCTTTCATAA
- a CDS encoding type II/IV secretion system ATPase subunit: MISEPVLNTESHTVYSNMMQQLFLSMEPMMKNDDPVNYIEKHLWEEANQQGITEIVSKNFNQLKYYLIRDVLGYGILDVLMKDKKLEEITVERFDRNVGIIHRQFSEFNILDTNVIFGTVELMNSYIQKLMQKTGNSVSSATPIVNTMTPEGHRIIATYEREVSLPGPTLDIRKFAEEPYTIVHLLKCGALNDLMAAYLWLLLDAKSFGLIVGETGSGKTTLLNTLIGLANPRWKIVTIEETPELQIPHYRWQRLFTRTSPTITQNTKFDISIMDLIKASMRMRPDFEIVGEVRGEEAQYLFQSAATGHGGLTTFHSSGAESALNRLAAEPINIKMSQQMLLWFIVHVTRLRTHEKKIIRQIISLDEITSQNNNIQLTKVFQYDIKSKKYNINSIDELIQKSKRIQHASDMLNVNLKEDLEKRILLLSECVQKNIKNQNQINLIISKYYDDFINFTLV; the protein is encoded by the coding sequence TTGATTTCAGAGCCTGTGCTGAATACTGAATCTCATACCGTGTACTCCAATATGATGCAACAGTTATTTTTATCAATGGAACCCATGATGAAAAATGATGACCCTGTAAATTATATTGAAAAACATCTTTGGGAAGAAGCAAATCAACAAGGAATTACTGAAATTGTCTCAAAAAATTTTAATCAACTTAAGTATTATCTTATTCGCGATGTTTTGGGGTATGGAATTCTAGATGTATTGATGAAAGATAAAAAACTTGAAGAAATTACCGTAGAACGATTTGATAGAAATGTAGGTATAATTCATCGACAATTTAGTGAATTCAACATTCTTGATACTAATGTTATATTTGGTACCGTAGAATTAATGAATTCATACATTCAAAAATTAATGCAAAAAACAGGAAATAGTGTATCTTCTGCAACCCCCATCGTAAATACTATGACTCCTGAAGGGCATCGAATTATAGCTACTTATGAACGAGAAGTCTCTCTTCCCGGCCCAACATTAGACATAAGAAAATTCGCTGAGGAGCCATACACCATAGTTCATCTCTTGAAGTGTGGCGCATTGAATGATTTGATGGCAGCATATTTGTGGCTTTTACTTGACGCAAAAAGTTTTGGTCTGATTGTAGGCGAAACCGGTTCTGGAAAAACTACTTTACTTAATACTCTAATCGGGTTAGCAAATCCGCGATGGAAAATAGTAACAATAGAAGAAACTCCAGAATTACAAATACCTCATTATCGATGGCAAAGACTATTTACAAGGACTAGTCCGACGATTACTCAAAACACAAAGTTTGATATTTCTATTATGGATTTGATCAAAGCTTCCATGAGAATGAGACCTGATTTTGAAATCGTTGGGGAGGTTAGAGGAGAAGAAGCACAGTATCTTTTTCAAAGTGCGGCAACTGGTCATGGTGGGTTGACTACTTTTCATAGCTCTGGTGCAGAATCCGCACTAAACCGACTTGCTGCAGAACCTATAAACATAAAGATGAGTCAACAAATGCTTTTGTGGTTTATTGTACATGTAACGCGGCTTAGAACTCATGAGAAAAAAATTATAAGACAAATAATTAGTCTTGACGAAATAACATCACAAAATAATAACATCCAACTAACGAAAGTTTTCCAATATGATATAAAATCTAAAAAATACAACATTAATTCAATCGACGAATTAATTCAAAAAAGCAAAAGAATTCAACATGCTTCAGATATGCTAAATGTAAATTTAAAAGAAGATTTGGAAAAAAGAATTTTATTGCTTAGTGAATGTGTTCAAAAAAACATCAAAAACCAAAATCAAATCAATTTAATAATTTCAAAATATTATGATGATTTCATTAATTTCACATTAGTTTGA
- a CDS encoding VirB4 family type IV secretion system protein: MKRLIKITFPEKIKIATFVYEIKPTNFNTLPDDKKMLALSKFFQTLSSIQKPIRIIILKEPLELEIGNEIRYLQVPRTYVVSNEPLELILEQIGLEYSMISSVPNWKIKSENLNSVILENNNFAKCYTLYKIPSTLPAAWTHSLLSRADMVSIWIKPIENHKAVSQMIRYAGLVGTGATKSYNTKHSFQKSQEVLEALSRQETKLFNCSVVVTIVTRDLISLKIADKNFKTTMRANLASFDATSAMQKQMLNEGIGKVLYFELGSTAIFYPFVSADMIEVPNGVPLGINLNTMAPVIYDYTQRENYNILLLAASGAGKSVTAKTCLTRLSGKYPDAMIFIIDPNGEYEAVTEHLKLNSIRVTQESKLGLEPFKMFTPSDAADILGDITKAPDTVRKEFRAKAEKCSSVKELCEKTSDEAKKFLVDLVEGPISNVLQGDSRFEDRMVISLRGTSGEERVSMLLLLTLGKIWKQINSSPTRIPKILVIDEGWMLFQMASAGRFLNMIARMGRKFNVIFMFITQRPEDVIENDFGRAIADNAGTKIFLQNTEQASEKIKNAMALSDLEADMLKSFGKGECLFLTKDYRLRVQITPTKEELKIFSTTPTMS, from the coding sequence ATGAAGAGATTAATAAAAATAACATTTCCAGAAAAAATTAAGATTGCAACGTTTGTCTACGAGATAAAACCTACTAATTTCAATACTCTCCCAGACGATAAAAAAATGCTCGCTCTATCAAAGTTCTTTCAAACACTAAGTTCCATTCAAAAACCAATTAGGATCATAATTCTAAAGGAACCATTAGAATTAGAGATAGGAAATGAAATAAGATATTTGCAAGTACCAAGAACATATGTTGTTTCTAACGAACCATTAGAGTTAATTCTCGAACAAATCGGATTAGAGTATTCAATGATATCTTCTGTTCCAAATTGGAAAATTAAATCAGAAAATCTAAACAGTGTTATTTTAGAGAATAATAATTTCGCAAAATGCTATACATTATACAAAATTCCATCCACATTACCTGCAGCGTGGACACATTCATTGTTATCAAGGGCAGATATGGTTTCTATTTGGATCAAACCAATTGAGAATCATAAAGCTGTATCTCAGATGATCAGATATGCAGGATTAGTTGGTACAGGCGCTACAAAATCATATAACACAAAACATTCTTTCCAAAAAAGTCAAGAAGTACTAGAAGCACTTTCACGTCAAGAAACAAAATTATTCAATTGTTCAGTCGTTGTAACAATAGTAACAAGAGATTTAATTTCATTAAAGATCGCAGACAAAAATTTCAAAACTACGATGAGAGCAAACTTGGCTTCATTCGATGCTACATCTGCAATGCAGAAACAAATGTTGAACGAGGGGATTGGAAAAGTTTTGTATTTTGAATTAGGTTCAACTGCAATCTTCTACCCATTTGTGAGTGCAGATATGATTGAGGTTCCAAACGGAGTCCCACTTGGAATTAATCTGAATACGATGGCTCCAGTCATATACGATTACACCCAAAGAGAGAATTATAACATTTTACTCTTGGCAGCATCAGGTGCAGGAAAATCAGTTACTGCCAAGACATGCCTTACTAGACTATCAGGCAAATATCCAGATGCCATGATATTCATAATCGATCCCAATGGTGAATATGAAGCAGTTACAGAACACCTGAAACTAAATTCAATTAGAGTGACGCAAGAATCAAAATTAGGTTTAGAGCCATTCAAGATGTTTACTCCTTCTGACGCTGCAGACATACTTGGCGACATTACAAAGGCGCCAGACACGGTACGAAAGGAGTTCAGGGCAAAAGCTGAAAAATGCAGCAGTGTAAAAGAATTGTGCGAAAAGACAAGTGATGAAGCCAAAAAGTTTCTTGTGGATTTAGTCGAAGGTCCAATTTCAAACGTGCTCCAAGGAGACTCTAGATTTGAGGACAGAATGGTGATTTCTCTAAGGGGGACTTCTGGTGAAGAACGGGTGTCGATGCTGTTGCTCTTGACACTTGGCAAGATATGGAAACAAATCAATTCATCGCCTACACGAATACCTAAAATTCTTGTAATCGATGAAGGATGGATGCTGTTCCAGATGGCCAGTGCTGGACGATTCTTAAACATGATTGCAAGAATGGGAAGAAAGTTCAATGTCATTTTCATGTTTATTACACAGCGGCCGGAGGATGTGATAGAAAATGACTTTGGCAGGGCAATTGCAGACAATGCAGGGACAAAGATATTTTTGCAAAATACGGAACAGGCCTCTGAGAAGATAAAAAATGCAATGGCACTATCAGATCTTGAGGCAGACATGCTAAAGTCATTTGGTAAAGGAGAGTGTCTCTTTTTGACTAAGGATTACCGCTTGAGAGTCCAGATAACCCCAACAAAAGAAGAGCTCAAGATATTCTCAACCACCCCGACGATGTCTTGA
- a CDS encoding DUF1059 domain-containing protein, translating to MPTFICRDYGFDCDFIAKADSIEKVIEEFSKHSTDEHGIEYSKEALMQFIIRKG from the coding sequence GTGCCCACATTCATCTGCAGGGATTATGGTTTTGACTGTGATTTTATCGCAAAAGCAGACAGCATTGAAAAGGTAATTGAGGAATTTAGCAAGCATTCGACTGACGAGCACGGAATCGAGTACTCCAAAGAAGCACTCATGCAGTTCATAATAAGAAAGGGCTAA
- a CDS encoding FAD-binding oxidoreductase, with the protein MVVESKATIIYVQLLKEDLVVLRIAPNDGIIPDYLAGQFITLGIQVTAENYKIVRRAYSLASHPENKKYYEFVIRWVRKPLPGRVTTQLFYSSEGDEVYLGKPTGNALTINQRLPDGRKDDRRIVCIGGGTGIAPFVSFAKHLHAVGDKREIVVLHGASYIDELSYKETFTKLEYESLDRGKDKWNFRYRAAISRPHEWFNRAWKGPTGRVENFLRARDNGKSPLEELVGEKITKDNTMFYICGWQGTIDGVMDFLSPQGFVTFHDKRDDGSFEVKYESYG; encoded by the coding sequence GTGGTCGTAGAAAGCAAGGCAACTATAATCTATGTTCAGCTACTCAAAGAGGATCTTGTAGTTTTACGTATAGCCCCAAACGACGGCATCATTCCGGACTATCTGGCAGGCCAGTTCATTACGCTTGGCATCCAGGTGACTGCTGAAAACTACAAGATTGTCCGCAGGGCGTATTCTCTGGCGTCTCATCCTGAAAACAAAAAGTATTACGAGTTTGTGATAAGGTGGGTCAGAAAACCTCTGCCTGGCCGTGTAACGACACAACTGTTCTATTCAAGCGAGGGAGACGAGGTGTACCTGGGCAAACCTACTGGAAACGCCCTGACAATTAACCAAAGACTGCCGGACGGCCGCAAGGATGATAGAAGAATAGTCTGCATTGGTGGCGGTACTGGAATTGCGCCCTTTGTCAGCTTTGCAAAGCACCTCCATGCCGTGGGCGACAAAAGGGAGATCGTGGTTTTGCACGGTGCAAGTTACATTGATGAGCTAAGCTACAAGGAGACATTTACCAAGCTAGAGTACGAGTCCCTGGATAGAGGAAAAGACAAGTGGAATTTCAGATATCGCGCAGCAATCAGCAGGCCGCATGAATGGTTTAACCGTGCATGGAAGGGGCCAACTGGCAGGGTTGAAAATTTCCTAAGGGCGCGCGACAACGGCAAGTCCCCACTTGAGGAACTAGTAGGCGAAAAAATCACCAAGGACAACACAATGTTCTATATCTGCGGCTGGCAGGGAACAATTGATGGCGTGATGGACTTTTTGTCACCGCAGGGATTTGTCACGTTCCATGACAAGCGCGACGACGGAAGCTTTGAGGTAAAGTACGAGTCGTACGGGTAG